The following coding sequences are from one Lolium rigidum isolate FL_2022 chromosome 6, APGP_CSIRO_Lrig_0.1, whole genome shotgun sequence window:
- the LOC124665590 gene encoding PRA1 family protein B2-like: MASAPTPQPLLPVTNPSSGSGGSAPSSGSGFSDAALATPAFRLFLSRVSDTARRSLEDRRPWAELVDRSAISRPDSLSEATSRLRRNLGYFRVNYAAVVAVSLAASLLAHPFSLLVLLAILGAWCFLYVFRAPDQPVVLFGRTFTDRETLLGLVVSSLLAFFLTSVASLIISGLLVGGALVAVHGAFRMPEDLFLDDSSNASGGNTTNRLLSFLASPGSGV; this comes from the coding sequence ATGGCCTCCGCACCGACGCCGCAGCCGTTGCTCCCGGTGACCAACCCCTCCTCCGGCAGCGGAGGCTCGGCCCCGTCCTCCGGCAGCGGCTTCTCCGACGCGGCGCTCGCCACGCCGGCCTTCCGCCTCTTCCTCAGCAGGGTGTCCGACACGGCGCGCCGCTCGCTCGAGGACCGCCGCCCCTGGGCGGAGCTGGTCGACCGCTCGGCCATCTCGCGCCCGGACTCCCTCTCCGAGGCCACCTCGCGCCTGCGCCGCAACCTCGGCTACTTCCGCGTCAACTACGCCGCCGTGGTGGCCGTCTCCCTCGCGGCGTCGCTCCTGGCGCACCCCTTctccctcctcgtcctcctcgccaTCCTCGGCGCCTGGTGCTTCCTCTACGTCTTCCGCGCCCCCGACCAGCCCGTCGTGCTCTTCGGCCGCACCTTCACCGACCGCGAGACGCTGCTCGGCCTCGTCGTCTCCTCCCTGCTCGCCTTCTTCCTCACCTCCGTCGCCTCGCTCATCATCTCCGGCCTGCTCGTCGGCGGCGCGCTCGTGGCGGTGCACGGCGCCTTCCGCATGCCCGAGGACCTCTTCCTTGACGACTCCAGCAACGCCTCCGGTGGCAACACCACCAACAGGCTGCTCTCCTTCCTCGCGTCGCCCGGATCTGGGGTTTGA
- the LOC124667327 gene encoding laccase-3, with amino-acid sequence MASSGIRLFLLSLLGFALLAGAEVHEHEFIVQETPVKRLCNEHNIITVNGQFPGPTLEVREGDTLVITVVNHAQYNVTIHWHGIRQFRTGWADGPEFVTQCPIKPGGSYKYKFTIEGQEGTLWWHAHSSWLRATVYGALVIRPREGKDYPFEKPSREVPLLLGEWWNANPIDVIREAQRTGGGPNVSDAFTINGQPGDLYNCSRQDTTAISVKPGETALLRFINSALNHELFVSIAGHKMTVVGVDASYTKPFATSVLMIAPGQTTDVLVTMDQPPTRYYVAARAYISAQGVAFDNTTTTAVIEYDCGCDTDFGPSIPPAFPTLPAFNDTGAATAFAAGIKSPKKVEIPSPVDENLFFTVGLGLFDCKPGQQCGGPNNTRFTASMNNVSFVFPKTDSLLHAHYYDIPGVFTTDFPAYPPVQFDYTGNVSRSLWQPIPATKLYKLRFGSVVQIVLQDTSIVTPENHPIHIHGYDFLILAEGFGNYDAEKDAQKFNLENPPQRNTVAVPVNGWAVIRFRADNPGVWLMHCHLDVHITWGLAMAFLVEDGYGELESLEAPPVDLPMC; translated from the exons ATGGCGTCCTCCGGGATACGACTCTTTCTCCTCAGCCTCCTCGGGTTCGCCTTGCTCGCCGGCGCCGAAGTGCACGAGCACGAGTTCATC GTCCAAGAGACGCCGGTGAAGAGGCTGTGCAACGAGCACAACATCATCACGGTGAACGGGCAGTTCCCGGGGCCGACGCTGGAGGTCCGGGAGGGCGACACCCTGGTGATCAccgtcgtcaaccacgcgcagtaCAACGTCACCATCCACTGGCACGGCATCCGGCAGTTCAGGACGGGGTGGGCGGACGGGCCGGAGTTCGTGACGCAGTGCCCCATCAAGCCCGGCGGCAGCTACAAGTACAAGTTCACCATCGAGGGGCAGGAGGGCACGCTGTGGTGGCACGCGCACAGCTCCTGGCTCCGCGCCACCGTCTACGGCGCGCTCGTCATCCGCCCCAGGGAGGGCAAGGACTACCCATTCGAGAAGCCGTCCCGGGAGGTGCCCCTCCTGCTCGGCGAGTGGTGGAACGCCAACCCGATCGACGTCATCAGGGAGGCGCAGAGGACCGGCGGCGGGCCCAACGTCTCCGACGCCTTCACCATCAACGGCCAGCCCGGCGACCTCTACAACTGCTCCCGCCAAG acaccaccgccatctcggtGAAGCCCGGGGAAACGGCGCTGCTGCGGTTCATCAACTCTGCGCTCAACCACGAGCTCTTCGTCTCCATCGCCGGCCACAAGATGACGGTGGTCGGCGTGGACGCGTCCTACACCAAGCCCTTCGCCACCTCGGTGCTCATGATCGCGCCGGGCCAGACCACCGACGTGCTCGTCACCATGGACCAGCCGCCCACGCGGTACTACGTCGCCGCGCGCGCCTACATCAGCGCGCAGGGCGTGGCGTtcgacaacaccaccaccacggcCGTCATCGAGTACGACTGCGGCTGTGACACCGACTTCGGCCCCTCCATCCCGCCGGCATTCCCCACCCTCCCGGCGTTCAACGACACCGGCGCCGCCACGGCCTTCGCCGCGGGCATCAAGAGCCCCAAGAAGGTCGAGATCCCCAGCCCCGTCGACGAGAACCTCTTCTTCACCGTCGGACTCGGCCTGTTCGACTGCAAGCCGGGGCAGCAGTGCGGCGGGCCTAACAACACACGCTTCACGGCCAGCATGAACAACGTGTCCTTCGTCTTCCCCAAGACCGACTCCCTCCTCCACGCGCACTACTACGACATCCCCGGCGTCTTCACCACCGACTTCCCGGCCTACCCGCCGGTGCAGTTCGACTACACGGGGAACGTCAGCCGCAGCCTGTGGCAGCCCATCCCGGCGACGAAGCTGTACAAGCTCAGGTTCGGCTCCGTGGTGCAGATCGTCCTGCAGGACACCAGCATCGTCACGCCGGAGAACCACCCTATCCACATCCATGGCTACGATTTCCTCATACTCGCCGAGGGCTTTGGCAACTACGACGCCGAGAAGGACGCCCAGAAGTTCAACCTCGAAAACCCGCCGCAGCGGAACACCGTCGCCGTGCCGGTTAACGGCTGGGCGGTCATCCGGTTCCGCGCCGATAACCCTGGGGTGTGGCTCATGCATTGCCATCTCGACGTGCACATAACATGGGGCCTGGCAATGGCGTTCCTGGTGGAGGATGGGTACGGCGAGCTGGAGTCGCTGGAGGCGCCTCCAGTTGATCTTCCAATGTGTTAA